The genomic region GCCTTCTGGACACCTGGCTTGATCCCTTGCGCGCGATGGACCCCCAAGGCGATCCGGTGGCCGAGGTTCTGGCCTATGTCCGTCGCAAGCTGGACCTTGCCCGGGACTACCCGCGCGAAAGCCGGCTCTTTGCCGGGGAAATCCTGCAAGGCGCCCCCCGGATGCGCGAGGCGATCGAAGGCGATCTGAAGGCGCTGGTCGATGACAAGGCCAAGGTCCTGATCCGCTGGATGGATGATGGCCGGATTGCCCGGGTCGATCCGGTGCATCTGATCTTTTCCATCTGGGCGCTGACCCAGCACTATGCCGATTTCGACGTTCAGGTCCGGGCCGTGCTTGGCCCCGGCCATGACCCCTATTCCGAGGCCGGGCGGTTCCTTGACACCTTGTTCGAGCGCCTTCTGGCACCCTGACCACACGCATTTTAACGATCCGGCGGATGCACGGCCTGCGGAGTTAAGGTATTCTTCACAAACCGTAGCAGCAGAAAGCAAGCCATCCCATGGGACCGATCACCTCCATCCGGGCGCAGATGCCTGTGACCGACCCTGCACCCTCGCCCGCTCTGGCCGACCAGCGCAATGACCAGCGCCAACCGCGTGACGGGATTGCCCCGGTCAGCAAGACCACCTTGCCCGACGCGCCCCAACAGGTGCCCGCCAAGCCGGCAGCGGCCAACCCTCACCTGCTCGCCGCCCGCGACATGGCCGAGGCCAAAGCCGCCGCCACGGCGGAGGCGGCCCGCGCCGCCTATATCCGCGCCAGCATCGAGGCAGGTATCAGCCCTCTGCCCCTGCCCTGAGGCCGCGACCGCTTGGCTACTCTGCCGCCCGAACGCTGGGGTTGTTCGGATGCGTGGTCCAGTTGGCGTAGTCGCCCACCTTTGTCCCGGTGCGGGGATCGACTTCGCCCTTGGCCATCGGCACCATGGTGATGCAATTGTCCACCGGACAGACATTGACGCAAAGGTTGCAGGCGACACATTCGTCGTCCATCACCTCAAACACCCGGTTCGCTGACATGGAAATCGCCTGGTGGCTGGTATCCTCGCAGGCCGCGTAGCAGCGCCCGCATTTGATGCAGGCATCCTGGTCGATATGCGCCTTGGCGACGTAGTTGAGGTTCAGATATTGCCAGTCGGTGACATTCGGCACCGCGCGGCCGACCAGATCGTTCAGACCAAGCTGCTTTTCATCCAGATATTGCGACAGGCCCGAGATCATCTCTTGCACGATCTTGAACCCGTAAGTCATCGCCGCCGTGCACACCTGCACATTGCCCGCCCCAAGCGCCATGAACTCAGCCGCATCGCGCCAAGTGGTGATGCCACCGATGCCGCTGATCGGCAGACCGCGCGTTTCGGCTGACCGGGCAATCTCGGCCACCATGTTCATCGCGATGGGTTTCACCGCCGGGCCGCAATAGCCGCCGTGCGTGCCCTTGCCGTCAATCATCGGCTCGGGCGAGAAGCTGTCGAGGTTCACAGAGGTGATGGAATTGATCGTGTTGATCAACGACACCGCATCCGCGCCGCCGCGTTTGGCAGCCTCGGCCGGCCCCAGGATATTGGTGATGTTCGGCGTCAGCTTGACGATGCAGGGCATGCGGCTATGCTTCTTGACCCAGCGCGTGACCATCTCGATGTATTCCGGCACTTGCCCCACGGCAGACCCCATGCCGCGTTCGGCCATCCCATGCGGGCAGCCGAAGTTGAGCTCTACCCCGTCGGCCTCGGTATCCTCGATCCGGTGCAGGATGTCTTTCCAGCTATCCTCATCACAGGGCACCATCAGGCTGATGACCATCGCGCGGTCGCGCCACTTGCGCTTGACCTCCTTGATCTCCTGCAGGTTCACTTCCAGCGGGCGGTCGGTGATCAGTTCGATGTTGTTCAGCCCCAGAAGGCGGCGGTCAGCCCCCCAGATCGCGCCATAACGCGGGCCGTTGACGTTGACGACCGGCGGGCCTTCGGACCCGAGTGTCTTCCAGACCACACCGCCCCAGCCCGCCTCGAACGCGCGCTCGACGTTGTATTTCTTGTCCGTCGGCGGGGCCGAGGCCAGCCAGAACGGGTTCGGTGACTTGATGCCAATGAAATCGGCGGACAGGTTAGCCATGGGGAACCTCCTTGGCGAAAACTGGGAGAAAGGGTTCAAGGCGGGGATCGTCCCCACCGCTGCTCAGAAAAACGACCAGAGCCAGCCGATGATGTCGCCGCCAAACTGGCCAAGTTTGGGGATCAGATAGGCCCAAGCCACGCAGCCTATGGTGTTCCAGATGGCAAAACGGGCCAATGTCATCCCGCTCATCCCAGCCATCAGAAAGACCACCGGCCGCAGGACCGTGGCAAAGTGGCCGATCACGATCGTGACCGGACCATAGCGGGTAAAGGCGGCGCGGGTCTTTTCCACCATCTCGGGATGGTCCCGCAACGGGCGCATGGTCAGAACGGTGGTGCCATAGCGCCAGCCCAGCCAATAGCTGAAGCTTGACCCGATCAGCGCCCCGACCGTGGCCCCGGCCCAAAGCGGCCAGAACGGCACCGCGCCGGTCGCGGCCAGTGCGCCCACAGCCACCAGAACGGCGGTTGACGGAATCACGATCGACAGGAACGCCGTGGTTTCCGCCGCCGCAAAGATCAGCATGATCAGCGGCAGCCAGTCCTGGTTGCGCTCGATGAACGCGATGAAGGTGTCGATCCAGCCGTCCATGCCTGCTCCCTGCCTTCCAGCGCTTTGGCTGGAAAGCCCGCGTCAGGCAAGGAAAAACCGCCCGCATCAGGCGCCCGTCAGCGCGGAATGGATCGCCTCGGCGGCATCGCGCCCTTCGGCGACGGCCGTCACGGTCAGGTCTTCCCCCCCCGCCGCACAGTCGCCGCCAACCCAGACCTTGCCGACCGGACCGGCCAGTTTGCCCCCCGCGACGGGAAGCCCATCAGGCGCACCGGTAAGGGTCTGGCCGATGGCTTTGAACACCTGATCGGCCTTCAGCGTGAAGGTCTCGGTTCGCAGTTGCAGGCCGCCGGGGGTGTCATCGGTATAGGCAAACTCCACCGCCTGCACGGCCCCGTTGCCAACCACCCGGACCGGAGCCGCATTGTGGATGATCCGCACGCCCGATTGCACCGCATGGTCCTGCTCGTAACCGCTGGCGCTCATCTTCTCGCGCCCGCGGCGGTAGACGATGGTGACATTCTCAGCGCCCAGCAGCTTGGACTGCACCGCCGCATCCACCGCCGTCATGCCACCACCGATCACCACTACATCGCGCCCGATGGGCAAGGTGGAAAGGTCGTCCGTCTGCCGCAGCGCCGCGATGAAATCCACGGCGTTGCTGACGCCCGCCAGATCCTCACCCGCGGCGCGCAGGGCGTTGACCCCGGCCAGACCGATGCCAAGGAACACCGCGTCATACTCAGCCTGCAGCGCCGCAAGCGTCACATCACGGCCAAGTTCGACACCGTTCCTGATCTCGATCCCGCCGATCTGCAGCAGCCACTCCACCTCCGCCTGCGCAAAGCCGCCTGTGGCCTTGTAGCTGGCGATGCCGTATTCGTTCAGACCGCCCGCCTTGGGCAAACGCTCCAGCACCACGACATCATGGCCATGCATCGCAAGCCGGTGCGCACAAGCCAGACCCGCAGGCCCCGCCCCCACAACCGCGACCTTCTTGCCAGTGGCAGCCGCCCGTTCAAACGGATGCAGCCCCTTGGCCATCGCCACATCGGTGGCATAGCGCTGCAGCTGGCCAATCTCGACCGGCTTGCCCTCGGCCGCTTCGCGGACGCAGGCCTCTTCGCACAGGGTTTCGGTGGGGCAGACCCGGGCGCACATGCCGCCCAGAATGTTCTGGTCCCAGATCGTCTTGGCCGCCGCCTCGGGCGTGCCCGTTGCGATCTGGCGGATGAACAGCGGGATGTCGATCGAGGTGGGACAGGCCGTGATGCAGGGCGCGTCATGGCAGAAGTAGCAGCGATCCGCCGCAACCCGCGCCTCATGCCCGTCAAGGGCGGGCGTGTGGTCACCGAAATTCGCGGCATAGGCGGCGGCTGGCAGGCGACCCGGAACAATGCCGGGCGTCAGCGGGCTGTTCGTCATGGGACCCTATGTCCTCCCTTGGCTGTTTTTCAAACGCTGGCACAGGTCATTTTTTTTATCAAACGGTAAATTTTCACCAGACCGGGAAATCGCATCCCGCCCGCCCCGACTGCCGCTTTTGCAGGCACCGCTTTCGCGGCTTTTCAGGCCCGCCCCCCTCGCGTATAAGCGCCCCACACCACAGTGCGGGGCACCTTCCGCACGCAGGCGCCAAACGCGGCACCGACCAGAAAAACAGAGGACGGCATGAGCAAGCAGACGACCGACACCGATGTGGCCTTCATCTCGGCACTGGCCGAACTTCTCAACAAGAACGACCTGACGGAACTTTCCGTCAAGCGTGAGTATGGCGAGGATGACAGCCTTGAGGTCCGCGTGGTCAAGCAAGCCAATGTCGTGACAGTGACCGCCGCAGCCCCTGCCCCGGTCTACCACGCGCCCGCGGCATCCGCCGCAGCCCCCGCCCCGGCCGCCCCCGAAGACCCAGCCCAGCATCCGGGCGCCGTCACCTCGCCCATGGTCGGCACCATCTACCTCTCGCCCGAACCGGGTGCCGCCGCTTTCGTTACCATTGGCGCCACGGTCAGCGCCGGCCAGACGGTGCTGATCATCGAGGCGATGAAGACGATGAACCACATCCCCGCCCCGAAATCGGGCGTGGTCAAGCGCATCTTGGTCGAGGATGGGTCGCCCGTCGAATACGGCGCGCCGCTG from Tabrizicola piscis harbors:
- a CDS encoding TetR family transcriptional regulator C-terminal domain-containing protein; translation: MPTPSRARSRIQQKNRESILDAALEVFSQHGFRGATLDQIADGAGLSKPNLLYYFPSKEAVHKALLTGLLDTWLDPLRAMDPQGDPVAEVLAYVRRKLDLARDYPRESRLFAGEILQGAPRMREAIEGDLKALVDDKAKVLIRWMDDGRIARVDPVHLIFSIWALTQHYADFDVQVRAVLGPGHDPYSEAGRFLDTLFERLLAP
- the preA gene encoding NAD-dependent dihydropyrimidine dehydrogenase subunit PreA, yielding MANLSADFIGIKSPNPFWLASAPPTDKKYNVERAFEAGWGGVVWKTLGSEGPPVVNVNGPRYGAIWGADRRLLGLNNIELITDRPLEVNLQEIKEVKRKWRDRAMVISLMVPCDEDSWKDILHRIEDTEADGVELNFGCPHGMAERGMGSAVGQVPEYIEMVTRWVKKHSRMPCIVKLTPNITNILGPAEAAKRGGADAVSLINTINSITSVNLDSFSPEPMIDGKGTHGGYCGPAVKPIAMNMVAEIARSAETRGLPISGIGGITTWRDAAEFMALGAGNVQVCTAAMTYGFKIVQEMISGLSQYLDEKQLGLNDLVGRAVPNVTDWQYLNLNYVAKAHIDQDACIKCGRCYAACEDTSHQAISMSANRVFEVMDDECVACNLCVNVCPVDNCITMVPMAKGEVDPRTGTKVGDYANWTTHPNNPSVRAAE
- a CDS encoding DedA family protein, with the protein product MDGWIDTFIAFIERNQDWLPLIMLIFAAAETTAFLSIVIPSTAVLVAVGALAATGAVPFWPLWAGATVGALIGSSFSYWLGWRYGTTVLTMRPLRDHPEMVEKTRAAFTRYGPVTIVIGHFATVLRPVVFLMAGMSGMTLARFAIWNTIGCVAWAYLIPKLGQFGGDIIGWLWSFF
- a CDS encoding NAD(P)-dependent oxidoreductase gives rise to the protein MTNSPLTPGIVPGRLPAAAYAANFGDHTPALDGHEARVAADRCYFCHDAPCITACPTSIDIPLFIRQIATGTPEAAAKTIWDQNILGGMCARVCPTETLCEEACVREAAEGKPVEIGQLQRYATDVAMAKGLHPFERAAATGKKVAVVGAGPAGLACAHRLAMHGHDVVVLERLPKAGGLNEYGIASYKATGGFAQAEVEWLLQIGGIEIRNGVELGRDVTLAALQAEYDAVFLGIGLAGVNALRAAGEDLAGVSNAVDFIAALRQTDDLSTLPIGRDVVVIGGGMTAVDAAVQSKLLGAENVTIVYRRGREKMSASGYEQDHAVQSGVRIIHNAAPVRVVGNGAVQAVEFAYTDDTPGGLQLRTETFTLKADQVFKAIGQTLTGAPDGLPVAGGKLAGPVGKVWVGGDCAAGGEDLTVTAVAEGRDAAEAIHSALTGA
- the accB gene encoding acetyl-CoA carboxylase biotin carboxyl carrier protein; its protein translation is MSKQTTDTDVAFISALAELLNKNDLTELSVKREYGEDDSLEVRVVKQANVVTVTAAAPAPVYHAPAASAAAPAPAAPEDPAQHPGAVTSPMVGTIYLSPEPGAAAFVTIGATVSAGQTVLIIEAMKTMNHIPAPKSGVVKRILVEDGSPVEYGAPLMIIE